In bacterium, a single window of DNA contains:
- a CDS encoding DUF2442 domain-containing protein yields MWNLNDLIKIKYLRPYIYFVEFDDRAKGEVDLRYILDKGPVFKPLHNIKLFRSAKIQGGTIAWPNGADLAPETIYEAIQKPPNKSFEADAGAPTARLNFNVQFVEKPPSDHFTP; encoded by the coding sequence ATGTGGAACCTAAATGACCTCATTAAAATTAAATACCTAAGGCCGTATATTTATTTCGTTGAATTTGACGATCGGGCTAAGGGTGAAGTCGATTTGCGATATATTTTAGATAAGGGGCCAGTTTTTAAGCCTCTTCATAACATCAAACTATTCCGCTCGGCTAAAATTCAAGGGGGAACGATTGCCTGGCCCAATGGCGCGGACTTGGCCCCCGAAACGATATATGAGGCTATTCAAAAACCGCCCAACAAGTCATTCGAAGCCGACGCGGGCGCACCGACCGCGCGGCTTAATTTTAACGTTCAGTTTGTAGAAAAACCCCCGAGCGACCATTTCACTCCCTAA
- a CDS encoding DUF4160 domain-containing protein — MPEICRFFGIIIRMFFDDHNPPHFHTEYGGRKAVFDLRGNILQGDLRSKVAVRLVRDWIDLHSEELKADWKLAKQGKPLKKIDPLQ; from the coding sequence ATGCCTGAAATTTGCCGTTTCTTTGGTATCATCATTCGGATGTTCTTTGACGATCACAATCCACCTCATTTCCATACGGAATATGGCGGGAGAAAAGCCGTTTTTGATTTGCGCGGGAATATCCTCCAAGGAGATTTGAGGTCAAAGGTTGCCGTGAGACTAGTCAGGGACTGGATTGACTTACACTCCGAGGAATTGAAGGCCGATTGGAAGTTAGCAAAGCAGGGCAAACCCCTTAAGAAAATTGATCCGTTACAATAG
- a CDS encoding BrnT family toxin, with translation MKYTWNDAKSRLNIRKHGIDFVDVPSMFQHPMVTFLDQRKDYGEERWIGIGILKTILAVVVFSEPVENTVRIISARKATNYENKIYRDEI, from the coding sequence ATGAAATATACGTGGAATGACGCTAAAAGCCGTTTAAACATCCGGAAACATGGGATCGATTTTGTGGATGTTCCTTCGATGTTTCAGCACCCCATGGTCACTTTTCTTGATCAAAGAAAGGATTATGGGGAGGAGCGTTGGATTGGAATCGGGATTCTTAAAACCATCTTGGCGGTTGTTGTTTTTTCCGAACCAGTGGAAAACACGGTTCGAATTATCTCCGCCAGAAAGGCCACCAACTATGAAAACAAAATCTACAGAGATGAAATCTAA
- the mazF gene encoding endoribonuclease MazF, protein MSHSYCPKRGDVVWLSFTPQAGHEQMGHRPALTLSPETYNKKTGLAIFCPMTTQIKNYPFEVPIVSGDRISGVVLADQVKSLDWHTRGARFYFKASESILSEVSNKLAVLLGL, encoded by the coding sequence ATGTCTCATTCGTATTGTCCCAAACGGGGAGATGTCGTTTGGCTATCTTTCACTCCGCAGGCTGGGCACGAGCAGATGGGCCATAGGCCTGCGTTAACCCTGTCTCCAGAAACCTATAACAAAAAAACAGGTCTTGCCATTTTTTGTCCCATGACGACCCAAATCAAAAACTACCCATTTGAAGTTCCAATTGTTTCTGGAGATAGAATCTCCGGTGTTGTTCTTGCCGATCAAGTGAAAAGCCTGGATTGGCATACCCGTGGAGCCCGCTTTTATTTCAAGGCTTCCGAAAGTATTTTATCTGAAGTCTCAAACAAACTCGCAGTTTTACTGGGATTATAG
- a CDS encoding AbrB/MazE/SpoVT family DNA-binding domain-containing protein: MNLSIQKWGNSLAFRIPSAIAKDIHLHRGSEVEIDIVNGNMMLKPTRQKKYSLSHLLKSISKSNLHSEQDWGTPLGKEAW; encoded by the coding sequence ATGAATCTCTCTATTCAAAAATGGGGCAATAGTCTGGCTTTTCGCATTCCAAGCGCCATTGCCAAAGACATCCACTTGCATCGTGGGTCTGAAGTGGAAATTGATATCGTGAACGGAAATATGATGTTGAAACCAACAAGGCAAAAAAAATATTCTCTTTCCCATCTACTGAAGAGTATTTCTAAATCCAACCTTCATTCCGAACAAGACTGGGGCACCCCCCTGGGCAAGGAAGCATGGTAA